The genomic stretch CACGTTCTTGATGTTCGGAATATCCATCCCCGCGATCAAGAAAATATCGTCACTGATCTCGATTAGGCCCAAGACCACTTCATTGAAATATGCCGGTGTGTCGACAATGACATGCGCCGCGAAACTACGAATAATTTCAATGATGCGGACCATATCTTCGGCCCGGATCTGGTCGGCAAAAGCCGGTTCAAGCGGTGCTGGCAACACCAACAAACCAGAAGGTTCGTGGCGTACTAACAGGCTTTGGATGAGCGAGGCATCTAGTCGATCAATCGAGGCTACCGCATCGACAATGGTGTGCTGTGGAGCCAGTTTCAACATGACTGCCACATCGCCAAATTGCAGGTTGGCATCGACTAAGACCACCGGGCGTTCCGAGCGTCTAGCCAAAGAGACTGCCAGGTTGGTGGCCAACATCGACTTGCCGGCCCCACCTTTAGTAGAAAAAATGGTGCTGACACGGCCCAGCTCGCCCAGTTGAGCACTCGCATCGTCAAGAGTGGCCAAAGCCGCTGAACCGGCGGTCAAAGTTTGTGCCACCCTCTGCACGGCCGAGTTCAAAGCACCAGTATCAACAGGTGAGTTCAACACATCGCGGACCCCGGCACGCAGAGCCAGCTGCAACAAATCAGTAGAAAGTTCTTCCGCCAGCAAAATGGCACCCACCTCGCGATGGGCACGAACTAAATCTTCAACCTCTACAAACTGGGCACTGTTCGAACACGACGGACCCAAAACCGCAACCGCAGGATTCCCAAGCAAGCGGGCCCGAAATTCGCCGATGCTGCTAAAGGTGGTCACCCCGTCTCCAAGCTGCATCACCAAACGATTCCGAACGGCTTGATCGGTATCGACTACGGCAATAGCGACACCAGGTGGCACCGCGGGGCTGTGACCACCAGGGTTTGATCCAAAGCTGCTTGAATCAGAGGCAAACGACATCTTATTCCTTGCCCGAAGGGCCAAACGGGGTTAATCGAGCCTGATCTTCACCAGGCAGTGTTTCATTGTTATCTAGAGGCGGTAACGCTATAGGTGCATAGTCGGACGGAATGAGCGACAAATAAATAGAACCTGGATCTACCGAGATGATGCGCTGCGCCGCTTCCGGCGGTACCGCAAAGGTGATGAGGCCCGAAGTCATACCATCACCGGTATCTTGCACACTTTCACCAGGTTGTGGTGCGGCATTGCGGTCAATCGCCAGAATGGGAACTCGTTGGTACAAATAACGAGCTGATTTAGTGTAAACAGTGGGATTCTCAGGTATTTCGCCTTCGACAGGGATGCTGGCATCGCCGTCGGTTTGTACCAAAATATTAACTTCATCACCCGGCACCAACAGCCCTGCCACCCCACGGGTGGTGTCGACCATGATGGTTATGGCCACATTGCCATCGGTTAGACGCTCGGAGAAGGTAATTCGTGCCGACACCGGATCGACAAACATGCCATTCACCAACACCTGGTTGGCGGCTAAGTCGTTTAAAGCCACCATGCCTTCGATAGCTTCTAGATTATTGGTGGCATTAGCGGGCAAATCTTCCCGATTAATATCGGAGCGTTTAATCAAACCAGCGTTTATAGCTGACTCACCTGGGGTTCCTTTAGGGATATCTTCAGCTATCTTGTAGACCTCAACGCGTTCGGCACCCCGGTTCGCGCGATCTTCAATACCCTGCACATAATTAAACAGTGAATAGGTGGCGATCGCACCGATAGCAATAGCGGCTATCAGTATCAAAGTTCTACGAGAGCTCAATTTAACCTCGCACGGTTTGTCTGTGGTGGGCAGTGATTAGGAACACTTAAGCCACGACACTACTACGAGTGTGCACCGCGGCTCGTTTTGGTTGATCAACAAATCTTGTACATGCATCATGCTGGCTTAGCTGGCCAAACCTCACAAGCACAACACATCATTATTGTGTATCGACACAAAGATAAATAGGGGTAAAGCAAATTATTTGCTTTACCCCTACCTGAATAACGCTTTGAAGCTATGAAATACTGCCCTTGGCTGACCCACCGAGTGAACCAGCCAGGGTTTAATAAGTAGCTAAACTATGCTTCTTCGGTTGCTTCTTCAGCAGCAACCGGCGGAACGTCGCCTTCTTCGGCGCTATTGCTGGCCGCATTTTCGTCGCCAGCGGCTCCTTGTTCATACGAAGCCTGAAACTCGGGTGACAAAGCCCCTGGAGGTGCCTCTTGTGGGTTCTCGGCATAGTAAGCGGCCCAAGCAGCTTCAGCGTCGGAAGGTTCATCGGAGGTGCTACCGATGTAGTTACCTTCTTCGTCGTAGGCATGTTCACCGAAGTGAGCCTGGTATTCAGCGGCCACCACACCACCTTCGGCGGCTTGTTTGATGGAGAGCGAAATACGACGACGCTGCAAGTCGAGATCGATGATCTTGACCCACAGTTCCTCACCAGGGGTAACCACTTGTTCGGGCAAGTCGATGTGGTGCGCCGACATTTCGGAGATGTGCACCAAACCTTCGATACCGTCGCCGACCTGAACAAAAGAACCGAACGGAACCAACTTGGTGACACGACCATAAACCAGCTCGCCTACGCGGTGGTTACTGGCGAACTCTTGCCATGGGTCTTGCTGGGTGGCCTTAAGTGACAGGCTGATGCGCTCGCGGTCGAGGTCGACTTCGAGCACCTGAACGGTGATTTCGTCGCCAACAGCAACCACGGAACCTGGGTGATCGACGTGCTTCCACGACAGTTCGGAAACGTGTACCAAACCGTCCATGCCGCCCAAGTCGACGAAAGCACCAAAGTTGACCACCGATGAAACCACACCAGGGCGAATTTCGCCGGGCTTCAAGTTGGCCAAGAAATCTTCGCGTTGTTCCTTCTGGGTTTCTTCCAACCAAGCCCGACGGGAAAGCACCACATTGTTGCGGTTCTTATCGAGCTCGATGATTTTGGCATCTAGCGTGCGGCCAACATATGGCTGCAAGTCACGTACTCGGCGCAGTTCAACAAGCGATGCTGGCAGGAAGCCACGCAGACCGATATCAATAATCAGGCCGCCCTTGACCACTTCAATAACCGGGCCAGAAACGACACCGTCTTGGGCCTTAACTTCTTCGATCGAACCCCAAGCGCGCTCATACTGGGCACGCTTCTTGGAAAGCAGCAAACGACCGTCTTTGTCTTCCTTTTGAAGAACTAAGGCCTCAACATGCTCGCCGAGCGACACAATTTCGGTGGGGTCAACATCGTTACGAATGGAGAGTTCGCGGCTGGGGATAACACCCTCAGACTTGTAACCAATGTCGAGAAGAACCTCGTCGCGGTCAACCTTAACGATGACACCTTGCACAATACGACCGTCTTCAACTTCGACCATGCTGGCCGTGTAGGCGTCGTCAATTGAGATGTCGCCAAGGTCGTTTGAGGTGATGGGGCGGGGCGTGTACACACCCTCTGAATCGAATGTTCCCATGTTGGCGGGAGCGGAGGGTGCTGAACTCGAGGGCGCTTCAGTGGCGGGAGCTTGGCTCTCGGCTACTTCGGTGCTGGCCTGATCGGACACTATTTGCCTTCTAAATATATTTGGGTAAACAACCACCGAATACTGCTAGCGGTTGGCGCTGAAGGCCACCCGGTCGGATGGTCGCTAACTTCACACGCGTAGGGGTAAAAGCATATCACCTCAGGCTGGTTTCGTTGCTATCACCAAGAACTCAGGGTGATCAAGCCCCGGCGGGTTAGTGCCGTAGACACCGGGGGTTACGCCGTAGATCTTAACGTCAACTAGACCAACAGCCTGCACCATAAGCCGTAGCTCACGGGGTGTGAAACACGAAGTCCAAAGGTCAACCTCAACATCACGGCCATCTTCGGAACGGATAGCAGTGGTTTCGTGATTAACTCCGGTAGCGGCGTTGAACGAATCTTGGTCTTCCAAATAACGAACCTGGAAATAGGCTGAAAACGCTGAAAACGCAATACGTCCGCCTGGTCGTAAAGCCCGAACCATGCCCGCTAAAACCGGGAAGTCAGGGTCAACCGGATTGGCATCGGCGGCCGCTTGATCAGCGTTGCTACTGGTGTCACCTTGCAAGCCAAAGGCACCTTGGCACAACGAAATTACGGCGTCGAACTCTTCGTTAAACGGTAATTCCCGGGCGTCTAAGCGCTGAAATGAAACCCCCGGGGCTGCTACCTGGTTGGCTAGCTCCACAAACCGGGCTGAAATATCTACACCCAACACTTCCATGCCACGTTGGCCTAAAGCATGGGAATGTCGCCCCGGGCCACAACCAACATCAAGCACCCGCTCCCCTGCCACCAAACCCAAGGCCTCGGTTAGGAAGGCGACTTCTTGCTCGGTTCCCTTGGTGAAGGAATAACGCAGATAGGCCTGACCCATATGGTCAGCCATGGCCTCAAACCAATGGCCCGGCCCGTGGTTATGATTCTCGGCATCGGTGTGCTGGTGCTTTAGATCGCGGTGCTGGTTGGTAGAGCTCGGCTGTGATTTGGCACTGGGTGGTTGGCTCATGATTTTGCTTCTGCCCAACTGTTTCCAAACGACAGGTTGACAGCCAACGGCACCCGCAGGTCGAAGGCATCGACCATGGTCGTGGTCACCAAATCGGCTATTTGTTGGCGATCTTTGGGTTCGACCTCCAAAATCACCTCATCGTGCACCTGCAATACGATGCGGCTCGTGGAGCCCAGGTCGCGCAGGGCAGCGTCAAGACGAACCAAAGCCACTTTGAAAATATCGGCTGCAAGTCCTTGAATACCCGCGTTCATGGCTTGGCGTTCGCCAGCTTGTCGAACCCGGAAATTGGATGACGCTAACTCGGGGATCTGACGACGTCGACCAAAAAGAGTTTCTGTGTAGCCCTTCTGGCGGGCTTCTTCGACCGTGCGTTCCATGTAGTCATGCACCGACGGAAACGCTGCGAAATAGGCATCTAGAATTTCTTGGGCTTCGCCGGTAGCAATGTTTAATCGCTGGGCTAAACCGTAGGCTTCCATGCCATAAGCCAAACCGTAAGAAACCATTTTGGCCCGGTCACGCTGGGCGTGGGTTACTTCGTCAGCCGCCACATGGAAAACCCGTGCCGCGGTGGCATTGTGAATATCTTGACCAGTTTCGAAAGCATTAATAAGGCCAGGGTCGCCCGCCAGGTGAGCAATACAGCGCAGTTCAATCTGGTTGTAGTCGGCCACCAGCAACTCGAAACCCGCTGCTGGGACGAACACGGCGCGGAATTTACGGCCAAGCTCGCTTCGCACCGGGATGTTATGCAAGTTCGGGGCGTCGGAGCTTAGACGGCCGGTTCGGGCAACGGTTTGGTTGAATGTGGCGTGTATTCGTCCGTCGGAAGCCACTTCAGCCAATAAACCTTCACCATAGGTTGAACGCAGCTTTTCAACCTCCCGATATTCGAGCAGGTGTTCGATAATGGGGTGCTCGCCTCGCAGTTTTTCTAGCGACGCCGCATCAGTGGAAAAACCAGTTTTGGTTTTCTTTTGTGGAGTGAGACCCAGATCTTCAAAGAGCACCTTTCGAAGCTGTTTCGTGGAGTTGACGTTGAAGGTTTGCCCGGCGTCTTCCTGAATGGTTTTCGCCAACGTGGCGGCACTAGCCGCTAAATCGTTGCTGAGCGCTTGTAACGCATCGCGGTCGACTCCAACCCCGACTGCTTCCATGCGTGCCAAAACACTCACCAGAGGGATCTCTATCTCTTGGTAAAGCTTGGTTAAGCCTTGGGCTTCAAGTGCGTGTTCAAGTGGTGCCACCAACGCCAGGACACCCAACGCCCGGCTAGCGGTGTCGGTGCTGAGGTTTTCTAGCTCGTTACCGTCGAAATCTAAACGACCTTCTTCCACCGCGCTGCGAGTGGGAAGTTGAAGCTGTGCATAACGGGTAATTAAGTCGGCTAAGAGATAGTCGCTTTGGCCAGGGTCAAGCAGATAAGCGGCCAACATGGTGTCAACCACTAGTTTCGGCATTGCCACGCCTAAACCTAGAAGGGCCCGTTCTAGGGCTTTGGCATCGTGCGCTATCACGCCCGGACCGTTCGCACCCAACAATTCACCGAGCGCGACTTTGATGTTTTCGTCGCTAAGCAGCTCGCCTGGGAGCCAATACACGGCTGAACGTTCGGTTTTGGTGCCATTTGTTTCCAAGTCGCGGCTGCCGTTAGTTAAGGCCAAACCTCGAAGCGGTTGAGCCTGGGCAGTGGTGTGCCACGACCAATCACGCCACGAACCCGAAGGGTTCCAAGCGCCCTGCACCGCCGTAGCGTTTTCGCTGGTGGCAAGAGTTCCCAGTGCCGAAACAGCTGTCTCGGCATCGTTCAAAACCACCACGTTGGCTTCTAAGGCTCCAGATGCGTTTTCATGGCCGGTGTGATTGACGGCTGGCGCGCCAAGCAGTTCGTTAATCCGGTTTCGAAGGCTGTGAAACTCTAGAAAATCGATGAGCTGGGCTAAGGCTTCAGGGTTGATGCGATCGGCCGCCAAGGTTCGAGGCACTACCGAAATCTCAAGGTCGCGACGCAAGGTCATCATCTCGAAATTCCGTTCGACCAGTTCTTTGCTAGCCGCCAGATTCTCGCGCAATTTCGGGGTTTGCTCATCGAGATGGTCGTAAATTCCGGCAATATCACCGTACTTATTCACCAGGCGAGCAGCGGTCTTTTCACCTACCCCTGGTACCCCATCGAGATTGTCGGAAGGGTCGCCTCTGAGCGCGGCGTAATCTACGTAGTCAAGTGGGGCGACGCCAGTGCGTTCTTTGATGCCCGCTTCGTCATAAAGCACATAGTCTGAAACGCCACGACGGTTGTACAGCACTCTGATTTGGGGGTCTCGCACCAGCTGATAAGAATCACGGTCGCCAGTAACCACCATGACCGTTTGACCTGCATCAGCGGCTTTGGTGGCCAGCGTGGCAATAATGTCGTCGGCTTCGAAACCCACCATGTCAAGAGCAGGAATATCAAGCACATCGAGCACCTGACGCACTAAACCGATTTGTTGCACCAAAAGCGCCGGAGTTTCATCGCGCTGTGCCTTGTATTCGGCTACCGCTTCATGGCGAAACGTGGGCTCGGGCCGGTCAAAGGCCACCACGATGCCATCGGGACGATGGTCACGTACCAGGTTCAATAGCATAGAAGTGAACCCGTAGACAGCGTTGGTTACCTGCCCCGAAGCAGTGGCCATATCGGGAGGCAAGGCGAACCACGCCCGATACGTAAGCGAATTTCCATCGAGCAACATTAGGTTGGTCACCATCACAGCCTACGCAGGCAGACCAGCAGGTTTCACCCCAGTCGACCTATCCGCCTACGACGTCGACCTCTTGGGCTAAGACAAAGCCACCAGTTGATCTAGAAGTTGATCTTGTAGCACTTCCAAACGCGCAATCTCTTGGCGAAGGTCGTTCGCGCCGCGCTCTAACGCTTCCAGCTGGCGGGTAGCTTCACGTTCATCGTGGCGATCCATCGGCGCCTCTGACACGATCGAACGGGTGCGGGCATCAGCAGCTTCTTCACGCACCTGGACCAGCTGTTCTTCTAACACGGCCAATTCGGCGCGGGCTCGTTGGGCACGATTGGTCGTCTTAGCCAGCTTACGCTTCAAACGTTCTTTGGCGATCAAAACACCCACGTCCGCAACGAGACTTGCTTGTGAATGCTCATAAGTGCCCGGGGTGGGACTCGAACCCACACGCCCTCACGGACAAGGGATTTTGAATCCCCCGCGTCTACCATTCCGCCACCCGGGCTTATGTGCTTACACAATATAGAGAAAAGTAGACTAGTGGCGACATGGGCCTAGCGCGAAATCGATATTCATCTCTCATGAGTGGCGGCCACCCAGCCTTAGGCTCCATCATCTTCGGTAGGCCGAAACACAACCGGGGTGAGCCCAACCAACGAAATCCAACATCAAAGCCAAACTTTGTGAAACCAAACAGAGGCTTTGATGGTCTCACCCACAACTATCGTCAACGAGGAAATCCGTAGCGAATGATCGCATTTACTTTCCCAGGTCAGGGCTCACAACGCCCTGG from Acidimicrobiia bacterium encodes the following:
- a CDS encoding class I SAM-dependent methyltransferase, whose protein sequence is MSQPPSAKSQPSSTNQHRDLKHQHTDAENHNHGPGHWFEAMADHMGQAYLRYSFTKGTEQEVAFLTEALGLVAGERVLDVGCGPGRHSHALGQRGMEVLGVDISARFVELANQVAAPGVSFQRLDARELPFNEEFDAVISLCQGAFGLQGDTSSNADQAAADANPVDPDFPVLAGMVRALRPGGRIAFSAFSAYFQVRYLEDQDSFNAATGVNHETTAIRSEDGRDVEVDLWTSCFTPRELRLMVQAVGLVDVKIYGVTPGVYGTNPPGLDHPEFLVIATKPA
- the cpaB gene encoding Flp pilus assembly protein CpaB is translated as MSSRRTLILIAAIAIGAIATYSLFNYVQGIEDRANRGAERVEVYKIAEDIPKGTPGESAINAGLIKRSDINREDLPANATNNLEAIEGMVALNDLAANQVLVNGMFVDPVSARITFSERLTDGNVAITIMVDTTRGVAGLLVPGDEVNILVQTDGDASIPVEGEIPENPTVYTKSARYLYQRVPILAIDRNAAPQPGESVQDTGDGMTSGLITFAVPPEAAQRIISVDPGSIYLSLIPSDYAPIALPPLDNNETLPGEDQARLTPFGPSGKE
- a CDS encoding P-loop NTPase — protein: MSFASDSSSFGSNPGGHSPAVPPGVAIAVVDTDQAVRNRLVMQLGDGVTTFSSIGEFRARLLGNPAVAVLGPSCSNSAQFVEVEDLVRAHREVGAILLAEELSTDLLQLALRAGVRDVLNSPVDTGALNSAVQRVAQTLTAGSAALATLDDASAQLGELGRVSTIFSTKGGAGKSMLATNLAVSLARRSERPVVLVDANLQFGDVAVMLKLAPQHTIVDAVASIDRLDASLIQSLLVRHEPSGLLVLPAPLEPAFADQIRAEDMVRIIEIIRSFAAHVIVDTPAYFNEVVLGLIEISDDIFLIAGMDIPNIKNVKIGLQTLKLLNTPVEKLHLVLNRAKSKVRLEVNEVERTLGIKAQVLIPSDIAVPQSVNKGIPVVLDAPKSGVSKAIEELASVLLDEKKGARRR
- the polA gene encoding DNA polymerase I, with the protein product MVTNLMLLDGNSLTYRAWFALPPDMATASGQVTNAVYGFTSMLLNLVRDHRPDGIVVAFDRPEPTFRHEAVAEYKAQRDETPALLVQQIGLVRQVLDVLDIPALDMVGFEADDIIATLATKAADAGQTVMVVTGDRDSYQLVRDPQIRVLYNRRGVSDYVLYDEAGIKERTGVAPLDYVDYAALRGDPSDNLDGVPGVGEKTAARLVNKYGDIAGIYDHLDEQTPKLRENLAASKELVERNFEMMTLRRDLEISVVPRTLAADRINPEALAQLIDFLEFHSLRNRINELLGAPAVNHTGHENASGALEANVVVLNDAETAVSALGTLATSENATAVQGAWNPSGSWRDWSWHTTAQAQPLRGLALTNGSRDLETNGTKTERSAVYWLPGELLSDENIKVALGELLGANGPGVIAHDAKALERALLGLGVAMPKLVVDTMLAAYLLDPGQSDYLLADLITRYAQLQLPTRSAVEEGRLDFDGNELENLSTDTASRALGVLALVAPLEHALEAQGLTKLYQEIEIPLVSVLARMEAVGVGVDRDALQALSNDLAASAATLAKTIQEDAGQTFNVNSTKQLRKVLFEDLGLTPQKKTKTGFSTDAASLEKLRGEHPIIEHLLEYREVEKLRSTYGEGLLAEVASDGRIHATFNQTVARTGRLSSDAPNLHNIPVRSELGRKFRAVFVPAAGFELLVADYNQIELRCIAHLAGDPGLINAFETGQDIHNATAARVFHVAADEVTHAQRDRAKMVSYGLAYGMEAYGLAQRLNIATGEAQEILDAYFAAFPSVHDYMERTVEEARQKGYTETLFGRRRQIPELASSNFRVRQAGERQAMNAGIQGLAADIFKVALVRLDAALRDLGSTSRIVLQVHDEVILEVEPKDRQQIADLVTTTMVDAFDLRVPLAVNLSFGNSWAEAKS
- the rpsA gene encoding 30S ribosomal protein S1, with protein sequence MGTFDSEGVYTPRPITSNDLGDISIDDAYTASMVEVEDGRIVQGVIVKVDRDEVLLDIGYKSEGVIPSRELSIRNDVDPTEIVSLGEHVEALVLQKEDKDGRLLLSKKRAQYERAWGSIEEVKAQDGVVSGPVIEVVKGGLIIDIGLRGFLPASLVELRRVRDLQPYVGRTLDAKIIELDKNRNNVVLSRRAWLEETQKEQREDFLANLKPGEIRPGVVSSVVNFGAFVDLGGMDGLVHVSELSWKHVDHPGSVVAVGDEITVQVLEVDLDRERISLSLKATQQDPWQEFASNHRVGELVYGRVTKLVPFGSFVQVGDGIEGLVHISEMSAHHIDLPEQVVTPGEELWVKIIDLDLQRRRISLSIKQAAEGGVVAAEYQAHFGEHAYDEEGNYIGSTSDEPSDAEAAWAAYYAENPQEAPPGALSPEFQASYEQGAAGDENAASNSAEEGDVPPVAAEEATEEA